A portion of the Daphnia magna isolate NIES linkage group LG4, ASM2063170v1.1, whole genome shotgun sequence genome contains these proteins:
- the LOC116920216 gene encoding tudor domain-containing protein 1 isoform X2 has protein sequence MVASILVHVTHVDDSIHDHQDPFIQFWGMTHDQSLYFLMKSYIASVQDKLKSRAPPLSIKELDNKQIYCVLINRQWHRAKVPKLKLSLSGTLEVFCIDFGDTHSVPLAFVRTVDFPGSEAEHIRNWPPLASKFNLADILAPYGNKSNAQLSLPAMFFVKTHMVNRTWKAVTVGAYDGHQCLRLFDFTNQLFVTTMIECGMAIASKTYNKALKMCKIINEHPANFNPFLGIFPESCDMPNPAKTSLPAFTRNSFEISMQEASPSVVPFKNELIEAANAGQNESKSPLTYAPQLKKFVAQQIISTVAIAPFVKSLTEFWVQLEPDLVSTVAERISKLTGDPDFVSRNDFVASAGKPCLALFASDGCWYRALIEAVNDEFITIYYVDYGNRCVVENSCLQELPPDLIVLPALAFKCCLNGAENFYKDFSEAFQIDLTKLSAFSVKYFNTVNDVLHVRLYASDGVELVQRRLFKFPLMHAVQTLNFSPEQMVSPRAVASYIKSLFEFWVQLEPKTVGAIMGRLDMLALHPEFINQKTFIASVGKPCLAFYQDEDTFFPDDGRWHRAVVEEVNGDTARVYHFDYGYSCTVKMSHLRNLPSEYTKQPAQAFRCCLVGAESMSEEDSDAFMNRFVKRSIFAVKFLKEVDGILHIRLFTLGGVDLFERHYEKPVLPETTELPVEKVFDDEVTGPFAFLVLTPSRHSENGSRLREM, from the exons ATGGTGGCTAGTATTTTAGTGCATGTGACTCACGTAGATGATTCCATCCATGATCATCAAGATCCATTTATACAATTCTGGGGCATGACTCACGACCAAAGCTTATATTTCCTCATGAAAAGTTATATTGCCTCTGTCCAAGATAAGCTGAAATCCAGAGCCCCGCCCTTGTCTATAAAAGAGCTAGACAATAAGCAGATTTACTGTGTGCTCATCAATCGCCAGTGGCACCGGGCCAAAGTACCCAAACTAAAACTGAGCCTTTCTGGAACATTGGAAGTTTTCTGCATTGATTTTGGAGACACCCATTCAGTTCCTTTGGCCTTTGTGCGCACTGTAGATTTTCCTGGGTCTGAAGCAgagcatattcgaaattggcCTCCTCTTGCTAGCAAATTTAATCTTGCTGACATACTTGCTCCATATGGAAACAAATCTAATGCTCAATTGAGTTTGCCTGCCATGTTTTTTGTGAAGACCCACATGGTAAACCGTACTTGGAAAGCTGTAACAGTTGGTGCATATGATGGACACCAATGTCTGAGGCTCTTTGATTTTACCAACCAACTGTTTGTCACCACTATGATTGAATGTGGAATGGCCATTGCTTCGAAGACATACAACAAGGCTCTAAAAATGTGTAAGATCATAAACGAGCATCCAGCAAATTTCAATCCTTTTCTCGGCATTTTCCCGGAGTCTTGCGACATGCCGAATCCTGCTAAAACATCGCTGCCTGCGTTTACTAGgaattcttttgaaatttctaTGCAAGAAGCTTCACCGTCAGTTGTTCCATTTAAAAACG AGCTGATTGAGGCAGCTAATGCTGGTCAGAATGAGTCAAAATCCCCTTTGACATATGCGCCGCAATTAAAGAAATTTGTTGCACAACAAATTATTTCCACTGTTGCTATCGCCCCATTCGTCAAGTCACTTACCGAGTTTTGGGTCCAGTTGGAACCGGATTTGGTCAGCACCGTAGCGGAACGCATAAGCAAACTGACGGGTGATCCTGATTTCGTTTCCCGGAATGATTTCGTTGCCTCTGCCGGCAAACCTTGCCTGGCTTTGTTCGCATCAGACGGCTGCTGGTATCGTGCTCTAATAGAAGCTGTAAACGACGAGTTCATCACGATATACTACGTTGACTACGGCAACCGATGTGTAGTGGAGAATAGCTGTTTACAAGAACTGCCACCGGATTTGATTGTGCTACCAGCCTTGGCTTTTAAATGTTGCCTGAATGGAGCAGAGAATTTTTACAAAGACTTTTCTGAAGCCTTCCAAATCGATTTGACTAAACTGTCGGCTTTCAGCGTTAAATATTTTAACACCGTAAATGACGTACTTCATGTTCGTCTCTACGCCTCTGATGGTGTTGAGCTTGTACAGCGCCGGCTATTTAAATTTCCTTTGATGCATGCAGTCCAGACTCTCAACTTTTCTCCGGAGCAAATGGTTTCTCCTCGGGCTGTTGCGTCTTACATAAAATCGCTTTTCGAATTTTGGGTTCAGCTGGAACCGAAGACTGTTGGTGCTATCATGGGACGTCTTGATATGCTGGCTCTTCATCCCGAATTCATCAACCAAAAGACTTTTATTGCTTCCGTTGGCAAGCCCTGCCTTGCTTTTTATCAAGATGAAGATACTTTCTTTCCTGATGATGGACGCTGGCATCGAGCAGTTGTTGAAGAAGTCAATGGAGACACTGCCAGAGTATACCACTTTGATTACGGTTACAGTTGTACCGTGAAAATGAGCCATTTAAGAAACTTACCATCGGAATACACTAAACAACCGGCACAGGCGTTTAGATGTTGTCTCGTCGGAGCGGAATCTATGTCGGAAGAAGACTCTGATGCCTTTATGAATCGTTTTGTAAAACGTTCGATCTTCGCTGTCAAATTTCTGAAGGAAGTCGATGGAATCCTACACATTCGTCTCTTCACGTTGGGTGGGGTTGATCTTTTCGAAAGACATTACGAAAAACCTGTTCTGCCAGAAACTACCGAGTTACCAGTAGAAAAAGTCTTCGATGATGAAGTCACTGGCCCTTTTGCATTCTTGGTTTTGACTCCATCAAGACACTCTGAAAATGGTAGTCGTCTGAGAGAAATGTAA
- the LOC116920303 gene encoding tRNA (cytosine(38)-C(5))-methyltransferase: protein MEETKLRILELYSGIGGMHYAAELANVGAEFVFSVDINTSANEVYRHNFKQTNQQSRNIESLSANEINKLKPNVIMMSPPCQPFTRVGLKLDVEDSRCSSFLHLLDVLPHLETVSLVLMENVVGFETSEMRNAFTKALKSCGFYFREFLLSPVSLQIPNSRNRYYLIAKKFTNFAFGTETDIMTAFPSNSCDITISVGQKTLEPYLEKNFADEELARYLLPAKTLMKYWRILDVRQRSDISSCCFTKAYTHYAEGTGSVLQHDSNESFQEKFADFEKDGNVAHLEPLQLRYFTPREIANLMGFPAHFSFPENTSLRTRYRLLGNSLNVLVVSSLLKILLK from the exons ATGGAGGAAACAAAGCTACGTATTTTAGAACTTTATAGTGGAATTGGTGGCATGCATTACGCAGCTGAAT TGGCAAATGTTGGAGCAGAATTTGTTTTCTCTGTAGACATCAATACGTCCGCGAATGAAGTTTATCGACATAACTTCAAGCAGACTAATCAACAGTCAAGAAACATTGAATCTCTGAGTGCAAACGAAATCAACAAGTTGAAGCCCAATGTTATAATGATGAGCCCACCCTGCCAGCCATTTACTCGAGTTGGCTTGAAGTTGGACGTAGAAGATTCCCGTTGCTCATCATTTCTGCACTTATTAGATGTGCTTCCACATTTGGAAACAGTTTCACTTGTTTTAATGGAAAATGTTGTGGGTTTCGAAACATCTGAGATGAGAAATGCATTTACCAAAGCACTGAAAAGCTGTGGTTTTTATTTTCGAGAATTCTTGCTATCTCCTGTGAGCTTACAAATTCCCAACAGTAGAAATAGATACTATCTAATAGCCAAGAAATTTACCAACTTTGCATTTGGAACAGAAACAGATATT ATGACAGCATTTCCGAGCAACAGCTGTGATATTACCATATCAGTCGGACAAAAAACATTGGAGCCCTATCTGGAGAAGAATTTTGCAGACGAAGAACTGGCGCGCTATTTACTTCCCGCCAAAACGTTGATGAAATATTGGCGGATACTTGACGTGCGACAAAGATCCGACATATCTTCTTGCTGTTTCACTAAAGCCTATACTCACTACGCAGAAGGCACTGGATCTGTGCTGCAGCACGATTCAAACGAatcatttcaagaaaaattCGCTGATTTCGAAAAAGATGGAAACGTTGCACATTTGGAGCCATTGCAGCTCAGATATTTCACACCTCGAGAAATCGCTAATTTAATGGGCTTCCCTGCTCACTTTTCGTTTCCTGAAAACACTTCCCTCAGGACTCGATATCGACTCTTAGGAAATAGCTTAAATGTGCTTGTTGTGTCCAGCCTCttaaaaatattattgaaataa
- the LOC116920320 gene encoding sentrin-specific protease 1: protein MSKLSERNRRRHCLWTKQQEALRAGHVRTREPRRLLRLRSWESDLEELRTDRLPLETVNRNPPAKGATKKEETKVIRRLHKITAEMQTFIDYALDNCLDDDQVLCNAFNISITRRDIKTLADCNWLNDQIVNFYLSLIVERSQSDEWPKVYAFNTLFYPKLTSSGYAALERWTKAVDLFQKDVILIPVHSGFHWSLATIFPQEKTIRYYDSQGRTDMECLNNLKMYIEAEGKAKKKNVKARQWKLEGVENIPQQVNFYDCGMFTLQYAEHISRKCKMNFKQKDMPYYRRRMMYEILTKTLISP, encoded by the exons ATGTCCAAATTGAGCGAACGTAATCGTCGACGTCATTGTTTGTGGACAAAGCAACAAGAGGCTTTACGGGCCGGTCACGTCAGGACACGCGAACCTAGGCGATTGTTACGGCTTCGATCATGGGAAAGCGATTTGGAAGAATTACGAACGGACAGATTGCCTTTGGAAACGGTCAATCGGAATCCTCCGGCGAAAGGGGcgacgaaaaaagaagaaactaaaGTGATTCGAAGATTGCACAAAATCACGGCCGAAATGCAAACTTTTATCGACTATGCTCTGGATAATTGTCTGGATGACGACCAAGTTCTGTGCAATGCTTTCAACATTTCCATCACTCGCCGAGATATCAAGACACTGGCTGATTGTAATTGGCTCAACGATCAG ATTGTCAACTTTTACTTATCTCTCATCGTGGAACGAAGCCAATCAGACGAGTGGCCAAAAGTGTATGCCTTCAACACACTTTTCTATCCAAAGTTGACCAGTTCCGGCTATGCTGCTCTTGAAAGGTGGACGAAAGCTGTGGATCTCTTCCAAAAAGACGTCATTCTGATTCCCGTACATTCTGGCTTTCACTGGTCTCTTGCTACCATCTTTccacaagaaaaaacaattcgATATTATGACAGTCAAGGAAGGACTGATATGGAATGTCTTAACAATTTGAAAATGTACATAGAAGCGGAAGGTAAAgctaagaagaaaaatgttaaggCGAGACAATGGAAACTAGAAGGGGTCGAGAATATACCACAACAAGTAAATTTCTATGACTGTGGAATGTTCACCTTACAG TATGCCGAGCATATATCGCGCAAATGCAAGAtgaatttcaaacaaaagGACATGCCCTATTATCGTCGAAGAATGATGTATGAGATTCTTACAAAAACGCTGATTTCTCcctaa
- the LOC116920316 gene encoding protein SEC13 homolog has product MVSVISTVDTGHEDMIHDAQMDYYGCRLATCSSDRSVRIYDVKNGTQTLAADLRGHEGPVWQIAWAHPKFGNILASCSYDRKVIIWKEMNGQWIKFYEYANHDSSVNSVCWAPHDYGLILACGSSDGSISILSATAAGGWEAKKINNAHTIGCNAVSWAPAIGPNAAFDSSSGMRPAPVKRFVSGGCDNLVKVWREDKEWVEEAKLEGHSDWVRDAAWAPSIGLSRTVIASCSQDRRVILWTNDGVSSSWNQRVLHTFEDVVWHVSWSVTGNILAVSGGDNKVSLWKETVEGQWVCISDVNRGKGSAPGQQ; this is encoded by the exons ATG GTATCCGTCATATCCACAGTCGATACTGGGCACGAAGACATGATT CATGATGCTCAGATGGACTATTATGGTTGCCGACTTGCAACATGCTCGTCCGACAGGTCTGTAAGGATTTATGATGTGAAAAACGGCACACAGACATTGGCAGCAGACTTAAGAGGGCATGAAGGGCCG GTATGGCAAATTGCTTGGGCTCATCCCAAATTTGGAAACATTCTAGCATCATGTTCATATGACCGTAAAGTCATTATCTGGAAAGAGATGAATGGGCAATGGATCAAATTTTATGAGTATGCCAATCATGATTCATCTGTAAACTCTGTCTGCTGGGCACCCCACGACTATGGCTTAATCCTTGCTTGTGGAAGTTCTGATGGGTCCATCTCCATTCTTTCTGCTACTGCTGCAGGAGGATGGGAGGCAAAGAAGATCAACAATGCCCACACT ATTGGATGCAATGCAGTTAGCTGGGCACCGGCTATAGGACCTAACGCAGCTTTCGACTCTTCTTCCGGAATGCGACCTGCACCCGTCAAGCGATTTGTTAGCGGCGGTTGTGATAACCTTGTGAAAGTCTGGCG GGAAGATAAAGAATGGGTGGAAGAAGCTAAACTCGAAGGACATTCTGACTGGGTTCGTGATGCAGCTTGGGCTCCATCTATTGGACTGTCACGTACGGTTATCGCCAGCTGCTCTCAAGATCGGCGAGTAATTTTGTGGACCAACGATGGAGTTTCTAGCAGTTGGAACCAACGGGTTCTTCACACCTTTGAAGATGTTGTATGGCACGTCTCATGGTCCGTTACAGGCAACATCCTGGCTGTGTCAGGTGGAGATAACAAAGTAAGTCTATGGAAGGAAACAGTTGAAGGCCAGTGGGTATGCATAAGTGACGTGAATCGAGGCAAGGGATCTGCGCCTGGCCaacagtga
- the LOC116920216 gene encoding tudor domain-containing protein 1 isoform X1, whose translation MIFHNGNVGFSNLPFICQRISFEFKSLKNIVVYLLHQCGCNCWFFVSIFNNSALHLPKFVCFLLIDSRDLIDVRNCTSILFNFNLNQKISSLGLIKMVASILVHVTHVDDSIHDHQDPFIQFWGMTHDQSLYFLMKSYIASVQDKLKSRAPPLSIKELDNKQIYCVLINRQWHRAKVPKLKLSLSGTLEVFCIDFGDTHSVPLAFVRTVDFPGSEAEHIRNWPPLASKFNLADILAPYGNKSNAQLSLPAMFFVKTHMVNRTWKAVTVGAYDGHQCLRLFDFTNQLFVTTMIECGMAIASKTYNKALKMCKIINEHPANFNPFLGIFPESCDMPNPAKTSLPAFTRNSFEISMQEASPSVVPFKNELIEAANAGQNESKSPLTYAPQLKKFVAQQIISTVAIAPFVKSLTEFWVQLEPDLVSTVAERISKLTGDPDFVSRNDFVASAGKPCLALFASDGCWYRALIEAVNDEFITIYYVDYGNRCVVENSCLQELPPDLIVLPALAFKCCLNGAENFYKDFSEAFQIDLTKLSAFSVKYFNTVNDVLHVRLYASDGVELVQRRLFKFPLMHAVQTLNFSPEQMVSPRAVASYIKSLFEFWVQLEPKTVGAIMGRLDMLALHPEFINQKTFIASVGKPCLAFYQDEDTFFPDDGRWHRAVVEEVNGDTARVYHFDYGYSCTVKMSHLRNLPSEYTKQPAQAFRCCLVGAESMSEEDSDAFMNRFVKRSIFAVKFLKEVDGILHIRLFTLGGVDLFERHYEKPVLPETTELPVEKVFDDEVTGPFAFLVLTPSRHSENGSRLREM comes from the exons ATGATTTTCCATAATGGCAACGTTGGCTTTTCAAATTTACCGTTTATTTGTCAACGGATATCATTTGAATTCAAGTCGTTGAAGAATATAGTCGTTTATTTGTTACATCAATGTGGCTGTAACTGTTGGTTCTTTGTTTCGATATTTAATAACTCAGCTCTTCATCTACCAAAATTTGTTTGCTTTCTGCTGATTGACTCGCGAGATTTAATTGACGTGAGAAATTGTACATCAATATTGTTCAATTTTAActtaaaccaaaaaatttcCTCACTAGGACTGATCAAGATGGTGGCTAGTATTTTAGTGCATGTGACTCACGTAGATGATTCCATCCATGATCATCAAGATCCATTTATACAATTCTGGGGCATGACTCACGACCAAAGCTTATATTTCCTCATGAAAAGTTATATTGCCTCTGTCCAAGATAAGCTGAAATCCAGAGCCCCGCCCTTGTCTATAAAAGAGCTAGACAATAAGCAGATTTACTGTGTGCTCATCAATCGCCAGTGGCACCGGGCCAAAGTACCCAAACTAAAACTGAGCCTTTCTGGAACATTGGAAGTTTTCTGCATTGATTTTGGAGACACCCATTCAGTTCCTTTGGCCTTTGTGCGCACTGTAGATTTTCCTGGGTCTGAAGCAgagcatattcgaaattggcCTCCTCTTGCTAGCAAATTTAATCTTGCTGACATACTTGCTCCATATGGAAACAAATCTAATGCTCAATTGAGTTTGCCTGCCATGTTTTTTGTGAAGACCCACATGGTAAACCGTACTTGGAAAGCTGTAACAGTTGGTGCATATGATGGACACCAATGTCTGAGGCTCTTTGATTTTACCAACCAACTGTTTGTCACCACTATGATTGAATGTGGAATGGCCATTGCTTCGAAGACATACAACAAGGCTCTAAAAATGTGTAAGATCATAAACGAGCATCCAGCAAATTTCAATCCTTTTCTCGGCATTTTCCCGGAGTCTTGCGACATGCCGAATCCTGCTAAAACATCGCTGCCTGCGTTTACTAGgaattcttttgaaatttctaTGCAAGAAGCTTCACCGTCAGTTGTTCCATTTAAAAACG AGCTGATTGAGGCAGCTAATGCTGGTCAGAATGAGTCAAAATCCCCTTTGACATATGCGCCGCAATTAAAGAAATTTGTTGCACAACAAATTATTTCCACTGTTGCTATCGCCCCATTCGTCAAGTCACTTACCGAGTTTTGGGTCCAGTTGGAACCGGATTTGGTCAGCACCGTAGCGGAACGCATAAGCAAACTGACGGGTGATCCTGATTTCGTTTCCCGGAATGATTTCGTTGCCTCTGCCGGCAAACCTTGCCTGGCTTTGTTCGCATCAGACGGCTGCTGGTATCGTGCTCTAATAGAAGCTGTAAACGACGAGTTCATCACGATATACTACGTTGACTACGGCAACCGATGTGTAGTGGAGAATAGCTGTTTACAAGAACTGCCACCGGATTTGATTGTGCTACCAGCCTTGGCTTTTAAATGTTGCCTGAATGGAGCAGAGAATTTTTACAAAGACTTTTCTGAAGCCTTCCAAATCGATTTGACTAAACTGTCGGCTTTCAGCGTTAAATATTTTAACACCGTAAATGACGTACTTCATGTTCGTCTCTACGCCTCTGATGGTGTTGAGCTTGTACAGCGCCGGCTATTTAAATTTCCTTTGATGCATGCAGTCCAGACTCTCAACTTTTCTCCGGAGCAAATGGTTTCTCCTCGGGCTGTTGCGTCTTACATAAAATCGCTTTTCGAATTTTGGGTTCAGCTGGAACCGAAGACTGTTGGTGCTATCATGGGACGTCTTGATATGCTGGCTCTTCATCCCGAATTCATCAACCAAAAGACTTTTATTGCTTCCGTTGGCAAGCCCTGCCTTGCTTTTTATCAAGATGAAGATACTTTCTTTCCTGATGATGGACGCTGGCATCGAGCAGTTGTTGAAGAAGTCAATGGAGACACTGCCAGAGTATACCACTTTGATTACGGTTACAGTTGTACCGTGAAAATGAGCCATTTAAGAAACTTACCATCGGAATACACTAAACAACCGGCACAGGCGTTTAGATGTTGTCTCGTCGGAGCGGAATCTATGTCGGAAGAAGACTCTGATGCCTTTATGAATCGTTTTGTAAAACGTTCGATCTTCGCTGTCAAATTTCTGAAGGAAGTCGATGGAATCCTACACATTCGTCTCTTCACGTTGGGTGGGGTTGATCTTTTCGAAAGACATTACGAAAAACCTGTTCTGCCAGAAACTACCGAGTTACCAGTAGAAAAAGTCTTCGATGATGAAGTCACTGGCCCTTTTGCATTCTTGGTTTTGACTCCATCAAGACACTCTGAAAATGGTAGTCGTCTGAGAGAAATGTAA